Proteins encoded together in one Vibrio lentus window:
- a CDS encoding tyrosine-type recombinase/integrase yields MEAWNKGKRVGQKKAFKLEDIWRIRIRLELEERLFELALFNLAIDCKLRSCNLRNLKVQDVSRSGCVMSRTIVKQQKTQQEVHFEITPKTQQTLSQWIIQNSLSPTDYLFPSPRREGQPISYHYYTTMVNRWVTDIGLDKTQYGTHSLRRTKASLIYAKTKNLRAIQLLLGHAKLESTIEYLGVEIEDALRISESCET; encoded by the coding sequence ATGGAAGCTTGGAATAAAGGAAAGCGTGTAGGTCAGAAGAAAGCCTTCAAACTAGAGGACATTTGGCGCATCCGTATTCGACTTGAATTGGAGGAACGCTTGTTTGAGTTGGCACTGTTCAACCTAGCCATCGACTGCAAGTTGAGATCCTGTAATTTACGTAACTTGAAAGTCCAAGATGTCAGTCGTAGTGGTTGTGTGATGTCGAGAACAATCGTCAAACAGCAGAAGACCCAGCAGGAAGTACACTTCGAGATAACACCCAAGACTCAACAAACATTGTCGCAGTGGATCATTCAAAATTCATTGTCACCAACAGACTACCTGTTTCCAAGTCCACGCCGTGAAGGACAACCCATCTCGTACCATTACTACACCACCATGGTTAACCGATGGGTTACTGATATCGGGCTAGATAAAACGCAATACGGCACACATTCACTGCGCCGAACAAAAGCTTCTTTGATCTACGCTAAAACCAAGAATCTTAGGGCTATTCAATTACTTCTTGGTCATGCTAAGTTAGAAAGTACGATTGAGTACCTTGGTGTTGAGATTGAAGATGCGCTGAGGATTTCAGAGAGTTGTGAGACTTAA
- a CDS encoding type I restriction-modification system subunit M: protein MNQTEQQYLKELEGKLWNAADKLRSTLDAAQYKHAVLGLIFVKYVSDAFKLRQDEIKADIANPEHEYYLDPADYSEEELAEEIAIELEQRDFYTEKNVFWLPTESRWQFLQDNGPLVIGGAELDINGKPKKITSVGHLIDNALEGIERDNPKLKGVLNKSYSSLKIDQAKLNELINLIATIPFVHADLNSKDILGHVYEYMLGQFALAEGKKGGQFYTPASIVTLIVEMIEPFEGRVYDPAMGSGGFFVQSEKFIERHANEKKVDALTQKQKISIYGQEYNHTTWQLAAMNMAIRGLDYDFGKEPASTYTNVQHPDLRADFIMANPPFNMKEWNTGVDDNDPRFKYGQPPSGNANFAWMQHMLHHLAPEGSQALLLANGSMSSTTNNEGTIRQALIENDLIECMVALPGQLFTNTQIPACIWFLTKNKSPRVDKAGRKLRGRKGEVLFIDARNLGFMKDRVLRDFSFDDIKKVADLFHAWKTGEEIHGVAYEDQAGFCKSATLEDITKHDFILTPGRYVGAAAEEEDDGVPFGEKMATLTSKLAAQFAESAALEAEIKNNLAGLGYDF, encoded by the coding sequence ATGAATCAAACAGAACAACAGTATTTGAAAGAGCTTGAAGGCAAGCTTTGGAACGCCGCAGACAAGCTACGCTCAACGCTAGACGCCGCGCAGTACAAACACGCAGTGCTAGGTCTAATCTTCGTTAAATACGTCTCTGATGCGTTTAAGCTGCGTCAGGATGAGATTAAAGCTGACATTGCTAACCCTGAGCACGAATACTACTTAGATCCTGCTGATTATTCTGAAGAAGAACTAGCAGAAGAGATTGCGATTGAACTGGAACAGCGCGACTTCTACACAGAGAAAAACGTGTTCTGGCTACCTACTGAATCTCGTTGGCAGTTCCTGCAAGATAACGGCCCATTGGTTATTGGCGGCGCTGAGCTAGATATCAATGGTAAACCTAAAAAAATCACTTCTGTTGGCCATTTAATTGATAACGCACTTGAAGGTATCGAACGCGATAACCCGAAACTGAAAGGCGTACTTAACAAGTCATACTCTTCATTGAAGATTGACCAAGCTAAGCTGAATGAGCTTATCAACCTGATTGCGACAATCCCGTTTGTTCATGCTGACCTAAACAGTAAAGACATCTTAGGTCATGTATACGAATACATGCTTGGTCAGTTCGCACTGGCGGAAGGTAAAAAAGGCGGTCAGTTTTACACGCCAGCATCAATCGTAACGCTTATCGTTGAGATGATTGAACCTTTTGAAGGTCGTGTATATGACCCAGCAATGGGTTCTGGCGGTTTCTTTGTCCAATCAGAGAAGTTCATTGAGCGCCATGCGAATGAGAAGAAGGTTGATGCTCTAACCCAGAAACAGAAGATCTCTATCTACGGTCAGGAATATAACCATACAACGTGGCAGTTAGCGGCGATGAACATGGCGATCCGTGGTCTTGATTACGACTTCGGTAAAGAGCCTGCCAGTACCTACACTAACGTACAGCACCCTGACCTTCGTGCTGACTTCATCATGGCTAACCCTCCATTCAACATGAAAGAATGGAACACTGGTGTTGATGATAACGATCCTCGCTTCAAATACGGCCAACCGCCATCAGGTAACGCTAACTTCGCATGGATGCAGCATATGCTTCATCACCTAGCACCTGAAGGCTCTCAGGCGCTTCTGTTGGCAAATGGCTCGATGAGTTCAACGACCAACAACGAAGGCACTATTCGTCAGGCATTAATCGAGAATGATTTGATTGAATGTATGGTGGCGCTTCCCGGTCAACTGTTTACAAACACACAGATCCCCGCGTGTATTTGGTTCTTAACTAAGAACAAGAGCCCTCGTGTTGATAAAGCGGGTCGTAAACTACGTGGTCGTAAAGGTGAGGTGCTGTTTATCGATGCGCGTAACCTTGGCTTCATGAAAGACCGCGTTTTACGCGACTTTAGCTTTGATGACATTAAGAAAGTAGCTGACCTATTTCATGCATGGAAAACAGGTGAAGAAATCCATGGGGTCGCTTATGAAGATCAGGCAGGTTTCTGTAAATCAGCAACACTGGAAGATATCACTAAGCATGACTTCATACTGACTCCGGGTCGTTATGTTGGTGCTGCTGCTGAAGAAGAAGACGATGGTGTTCCATTTGGTGAAAAGATGGCAACGCTGACTTCAAAGTTGGCAGCGCAGTTTGCAGAGTCGGCAGCGTTAGAGGCTGAGATAAAGAATAATCTAGCGGGGTTGGGTTATGACTTCTAA
- a CDS encoding restriction endonuclease subunit S — MTSNWETVQLKDIVQFKTGKLDSNAAEDGGQYPFFTCSPTTLEINTHAFDTEAVLLAGNNANGVFAVKYYKGKFNAYQRTYVITPLDESVVCVKWLYFRIKHVTSELQKMSVGTATKFLTKKILDAYEIELPPIEVQEQQAQILWGLQDKLDLSNQTNQTLEQMAQAIFKSWFVDFDPVKAKMNGEQPVGMDAVTASLFPEKLVESELGLIPEGWEVGALSDLMDFNPKRILKKGTIAPYLDMKNMPTSGHLALDIYDREMGSGTKFMNGDSLLARITPCLENGKSAYVDFLEDEQVGWGSTEYIVMRSKLDSYKYFSYYMVRFEPFRKFAIQSMTGTSGRQRAQAKTVETMPFALPPISILEKFDEFVAPNMQMIKSHGSENRTLAALRDTLLPKLLSGEIDLDKVLDV; from the coding sequence ATGACTTCTAATTGGGAGACTGTCCAGCTTAAGGATATTGTGCAGTTTAAAACAGGTAAGCTAGATTCGAATGCAGCAGAAGATGGTGGGCAATATCCTTTCTTTACATGCTCGCCAACAACGTTAGAAATAAACACTCATGCATTTGATACAGAAGCAGTTTTACTAGCTGGTAATAATGCAAATGGCGTATTTGCGGTTAAGTATTACAAAGGAAAGTTCAATGCTTATCAGCGAACGTATGTCATTACTCCTTTGGATGAGTCTGTAGTATGTGTTAAATGGCTTTATTTCAGAATTAAGCATGTAACCTCTGAATTACAAAAAATGTCTGTCGGAACAGCTACAAAATTCTTAACAAAGAAAATTTTGGATGCATATGAGATTGAGCTTCCTCCTATAGAAGTTCAAGAACAACAGGCTCAGATTTTATGGGGATTACAGGATAAACTCGATTTAAGCAATCAAACCAACCAAACCTTAGAACAAATGGCACAAGCCATCTTCAAATCATGGTTTGTCGATTTTGATCCTGTCAAAGCTAAGATGAATGGCGAGCAACCAGTGGGTATGGACGCAGTCACTGCCTCGCTATTCCCAGAAAAACTCGTTGAGTCTGAGTTGGGTTTGATTCCTGAAGGTTGGGAGGTTGGTGCTCTATCTGACTTGATGGACTTCAATCCAAAGAGAATTCTTAAAAAAGGCACAATTGCACCTTATTTGGATATGAAAAATATGCCAACTTCTGGTCATCTTGCGTTAGATATTTATGACCGTGAAATGGGAAGCGGAACAAAATTCATGAACGGTGACTCACTGTTGGCACGTATCACTCCATGTTTAGAAAATGGTAAAAGTGCATATGTTGATTTCCTTGAAGATGAACAAGTTGGCTGGGGTTCTACTGAATATATCGTGATGAGATCGAAGTTAGATAGCTATAAGTATTTCAGTTATTACATGGTTCGATTTGAACCTTTTAGAAAGTTTGCTATTCAAAGTATGACTGGTACAAGTGGGCGTCAAAGAGCACAAGCCAAAACAGTCGAAACAATGCCGTTTGCTCTCCCTCCGATTTCAATCTTGGAAAAGTTTGATGAGTTTGTTGCTCCAAATATGCAGATGATTAAGAGCCACGGTAGTGAGAATCGAACTCTTGCTGCCTTGCGCGATACGCTACTTCCTAAATTGCTTTCCGGCGAAATTGACTTAGACAAAGTGTTAGACGTTTAA
- a CDS encoding DUF4268 domain-containing protein, which translates to MFKIDKESNRISRIETKRFSDLGFRERDHLQEWLANQPDALGEELLIIQKEFDGFDDTRERLDLLAMDKDGNLIIIENKLDDTGRDVMWQALKYASYCSNLTKSQIVDIYQGYLIKYCGGGDAKSQLCEFLDAPDLSEVVLNSGMNQRLMLVAANFRKEVTSTALWLLNHGIQIQCFKVTPYSMAEDLFLNVEQIIPTPEAKELMIGMNAKEAEEKNTEAELKNRHRIRMAFWERALESMKSSQCDLFNNINPSKDHWLSAGSGVRSCPFTLIFGVREVRVQLEMTRTGGLENKFLFDQLLEQISSIESSFGQPLEWLRLDDKKASRVQLRKEFDGYDREQWQEMIDWLVEHMILLEKAFKSPLQVASDKLKNTTFEGGAEA; encoded by the coding sequence GTGTTTAAAATTGATAAGGAATCCAACCGAATTTCAAGAATAGAAACTAAACGTTTTAGTGATCTTGGTTTTCGAGAACGTGATCACCTGCAAGAATGGCTAGCGAACCAACCAGACGCCTTAGGCGAAGAGCTACTTATCATTCAAAAAGAATTCGATGGGTTTGATGATACGAGAGAGCGTCTTGATCTATTAGCTATGGATAAAGACGGGAACCTTATCATTATAGAAAACAAGCTTGATGATACTGGTCGTGATGTTATGTGGCAGGCTCTTAAATATGCGTCTTATTGTTCTAATCTAACCAAGTCACAAATTGTCGATATTTATCAGGGCTATCTAATTAAGTATTGCGGTGGTGGTGATGCAAAATCTCAATTATGTGAATTTCTAGATGCTCCTGATTTGAGTGAAGTCGTTCTTAACTCTGGTATGAATCAACGCTTGATGTTAGTTGCAGCCAACTTTAGAAAGGAAGTGACAAGTACGGCATTGTGGTTATTGAATCACGGCATTCAAATTCAATGCTTTAAAGTGACGCCTTATTCAATGGCTGAAGATCTTTTTCTTAACGTTGAGCAGATCATTCCGACTCCTGAAGCTAAGGAATTGATGATTGGAATGAATGCCAAAGAAGCTGAAGAAAAGAACACAGAAGCAGAACTTAAGAATCGACACCGAATCCGAATGGCCTTTTGGGAGAGAGCATTAGAATCCATGAAGAGTAGCCAATGCGATTTGTTCAACAATATCAATCCAAGCAAAGATCACTGGCTAAGTGCTGGCTCTGGTGTTCGTTCTTGTCCGTTTACTTTGATCTTTGGTGTTAGAGAGGTTCGAGTTCAACTTGAAATGACTCGTACTGGAGGTTTAGAAAACAAGTTCTTGTTTGACCAGTTACTAGAACAGATCAGTTCAATCGAATCCTCTTTTGGTCAACCTTTGGAGTGGTTGCGGTTAGATGATAAAAAAGCATCTAGAGTTCAGCTACGAAAAGAGTTTGATGGGTACGATCGAGAACAATGGCAAGAGATGATTGACTGGTTAGTCGAGCACATGATCTTACTCGAAAAAGCGTTTAAATCTCCACTTCAAGTGGCAAGTGATAAATTAAAAAATACTACTTTTGAGGGTGGAGCCGAGGCATGA
- a CDS encoding type I restriction endonuclease subunit R, translating into MITEDQLEQECIRWFTDQGYLYKNGYDIAPDGDSPERDDYHQVVLKQRLLNQLTIINPELPIEALNDVVNTVSSPDTPILIKNNRAFHKFVIEGVPVEYTAVEDGESKTKHAHAQLMDFTTPDNNEFLIVNQFTITGTKGNRRPDVVVFINGLPISVIELKNPADEHADIWNAFNQLQTYKDEISDLFVFNEALIVSDGWTARVGSLTANKERFLPWKTVTTEDDRPLLEFQLETMVRGFFKQDLLLDYIRYFVLFETDNDKIIKKIAGYHQFHAVRAAVEATVRAANTSGNFLESTIPALEKIKQGSGKAGVVWHTQGSGKSISMVCYASKLLQQASMNNPTIVVVTDRNDLDGQLYNTFGMAQETLKQIPQQADDRDALRELLLTRQSGGIIFTTIQKFALLDEETEHPRLSERSNIVVVSDEAHRSQYGNKSKMVEVKDKDGTVTGHKYVYGYSKYMRDALPNASFIGFTGTPIAMDDKDTRGVFGEYVSIYDIQDAVDDGATVPIYYESRLAKLDINQDEIEQLNDKVDDEIGEDEETADREKVKSEWATLEKLVGAEPRIEQVAKDLVEHFTTRTSTFPGKAMIVSMSREICVDLYNTIVAIKPEWHHPDTDKGAIKIVMTGSASDKEKMQPHIHDKKTKKLFEKRYKDTDDELQLVIVRDMWLTGFDAPCCHTMYIDKPMKGHNLMQAIARVNRVFKDKPGGLVVDYIGIANELKNALKTYTNSQGKGQPTVDTAEAFSVLMEKVDIIRGMFATPVDTKVFNYRPDFETDALRLLPGAVNHLSGLSHTDANGKQVRDGKRRFLDVMAALTKAYSLCNTMDETHGYKNEIAFYSAIKTAFIKHSTVDKKRTDEERNTALKQILNNAVIADGVDDIFSMVGLDKPNLGLLSEEFLEDVKNMKEKNLAVELLEKLLRDEVKSRMKNDVVQEKKYSERIMSTLQKYHNRSIETAQVIEELIQWAKEMQEDGELLDKLNLSVDEIAFYRALVDNESSVRELGDDNLRELAIELTHQLRKSATVDWQKRDSVRARMRNLVRRLLRRWKYPPDAAEEAIKLVLEQAEVLADGWYVA; encoded by the coding sequence ATGATCACTGAAGACCAGTTAGAACAAGAATGTATTAGATGGTTCACCGACCAAGGTTACCTGTATAAAAATGGCTATGACATCGCACCTGATGGAGATTCTCCAGAGCGTGATGATTACCATCAAGTTGTTTTAAAACAAAGGCTATTAAATCAGTTAACAATAATCAACCCAGAGCTGCCGATAGAGGCTCTGAACGATGTTGTTAACACGGTTTCTTCACCTGATACGCCAATTCTTATTAAAAATAACCGCGCCTTCCATAAGTTTGTGATTGAAGGGGTGCCTGTTGAATACACGGCTGTTGAAGACGGTGAATCGAAAACGAAGCATGCTCATGCTCAGTTAATGGATTTCACGACGCCTGATAACAATGAGTTCCTTATCGTGAATCAGTTTACGATTACAGGTACCAAAGGAAACCGCCGCCCTGATGTTGTGGTGTTTATTAACGGCTTACCAATCTCTGTTATCGAGTTAAAAAATCCAGCCGATGAGCATGCCGATATTTGGAATGCTTTCAATCAGCTTCAGACCTACAAAGATGAAATTTCAGATCTGTTTGTTTTCAATGAAGCTTTGATTGTCAGCGATGGCTGGACTGCGCGTGTTGGGTCTTTAACTGCTAATAAAGAGCGATTCTTACCTTGGAAAACCGTTACCACAGAGGACGACAGACCGTTATTAGAGTTTCAATTAGAAACCATGGTTCGTGGCTTCTTCAAGCAAGATCTATTGCTCGATTACATCCGCTACTTTGTGTTGTTTGAAACTGACAATGACAAAATTATCAAGAAGATTGCAGGCTATCACCAGTTCCACGCGGTGAGAGCGGCTGTTGAGGCGACGGTTCGTGCCGCAAATACCTCTGGTAACTTCCTTGAGAGCACTATCCCTGCACTAGAAAAGATTAAGCAAGGCAGTGGTAAGGCTGGGGTTGTTTGGCATACTCAAGGTAGTGGCAAAAGCATCTCTATGGTTTGCTACGCGAGTAAACTGTTACAGCAAGCCTCAATGAATAACCCAACGATCGTGGTGGTGACGGATAGAAATGATCTAGATGGTCAGCTTTACAACACCTTCGGGATGGCACAAGAGACGTTAAAGCAAATACCTCAGCAAGCGGATGATCGTGATGCGTTACGTGAACTGCTTTTAACTCGCCAATCTGGCGGCATTATCTTCACGACGATTCAAAAGTTTGCTTTATTAGATGAAGAGACAGAGCACCCTCGACTATCTGAACGAAGTAATATCGTTGTCGTTTCTGATGAGGCGCACCGAAGCCAGTATGGCAATAAATCTAAAATGGTTGAGGTGAAGGACAAGGATGGCACGGTAACGGGTCACAAGTACGTTTATGGTTATTCTAAGTATATGCGTGACGCTTTACCTAATGCTTCGTTTATCGGCTTTACAGGCACACCAATCGCGATGGATGATAAAGACACGCGTGGTGTATTTGGCGAATATGTCTCTATCTATGATATTCAAGATGCCGTCGATGATGGTGCCACGGTTCCTATCTATTACGAATCTCGCCTTGCTAAACTTGATATCAATCAAGATGAAATAGAGCAACTTAACGATAAAGTCGATGATGAAATCGGTGAAGATGAAGAAACGGCAGATCGTGAAAAAGTTAAATCAGAATGGGCGACGTTAGAAAAACTTGTAGGCGCAGAGCCTCGTATTGAACAAGTCGCAAAAGATCTCGTTGAACATTTCACCACTCGAACGTCGACCTTTCCCGGTAAGGCGATGATTGTTTCGATGAGTCGAGAAATCTGTGTCGATCTCTATAATACTATTGTGGCAATTAAACCAGAATGGCATCACCCAGATACAGATAAAGGTGCAATCAAGATTGTGATGACTGGCTCTGCATCCGATAAAGAAAAGATGCAGCCTCACATCCACGATAAGAAAACCAAAAAACTATTCGAGAAGCGTTACAAAGATACTGACGATGAGCTTCAACTCGTTATCGTTCGAGACATGTGGTTAACAGGATTCGATGCGCCTTGTTGTCATACCATGTATATCGATAAGCCAATGAAAGGGCATAACCTGATGCAGGCTATTGCTCGTGTTAACCGAGTATTCAAAGATAAGCCCGGTGGTTTGGTTGTCGATTATATTGGTATCGCAAATGAGCTTAAAAATGCATTGAAAACCTATACCAACAGCCAAGGAAAAGGACAACCCACCGTCGATACGGCAGAAGCGTTTTCAGTATTGATGGAGAAAGTTGATATCATCAGGGGGATGTTCGCAACACCCGTTGATACAAAGGTCTTCAATTACCGTCCAGACTTTGAAACGGATGCATTGCGCTTGTTACCGGGAGCAGTAAACCATTTGTCAGGACTGTCTCATACTGATGCTAATGGCAAACAAGTAAGAGATGGTAAGAGACGTTTTCTTGATGTAATGGCAGCGTTAACTAAGGCATATTCTCTATGTAATACCATGGATGAAACTCACGGTTATAAGAACGAAATTGCTTTTTATTCTGCGATTAAGACAGCTTTCATTAAACATTCAACGGTAGACAAAAAACGCACCGATGAAGAACGCAATACAGCGTTAAAGCAAATTCTAAATAATGCAGTTATAGCTGATGGCGTTGATGATATTTTCTCTATGGTTGGGCTGGATAAGCCAAACCTTGGGCTTCTGTCTGAGGAGTTCTTAGAAGATGTAAAGAACATGAAAGAGAAGAACCTCGCGGTAGAGCTGTTAGAAAAATTGCTTCGTGATGAGGTTAAATCTCGCATGAAGAATGATGTCGTACAGGAGAAGAAATACTCTGAACGTATTATGTCGACGCTGCAAAAGTACCATAACCGTAGTATTGAAACGGCTCAGGTCATTGAAGAGCTGATTCAATGGGCCAAAGAGATGCAAGAAGATGGAGAGTTACTAGATAAGCTCAACCTTTCTGTCGACGAAATTGCCTTCTATCGCGCATTGGTCGACAACGAATCTTCGGTCAGAGAGCTTGGTGATGACAACTTACGTGAACTTGCTATTGAGTTAACTCACCAACTGCGTAAATCAGCCACTGTTGATTGGCAAAAGAGGGATAGTGTTCGTGCTCGTATGCGCAACCTCGTTCGTCGATTACTTCGCCGTTGGAAGTACCCACCTGATGCGGCTGAAGAAGCGATTAAGCTTGTGTTGGAGCAGGCTGAAGTATTGGCTGATGGGTGGTATGTTGCTTAA